One Peribacillus simplex NBRC 15720 = DSM 1321 genomic region harbors:
- a CDS encoding MarR family winged helix-turn-helix transcriptional regulator, with product MSFQNGFFHHNLQFSRSFTKKLNEQLAKVDLFHSQWSIVYYLYQFGCSTLVEISTYLDVEKPTVTRTVNRLEELDLIEQIPGKDKRERRIQLTESGLRTYQEAKKVVEEFELQLMSGLAEEDREATLRTLIFLKEKLKQ from the coding sequence TTGTCCTTTCAAAATGGTTTTTTTCATCATAACTTACAATTTTCAAGGTCATTTACCAAAAAGTTAAATGAACAATTGGCCAAGGTTGATCTTTTTCATTCCCAATGGTCGATTGTATATTATCTGTATCAGTTTGGCTGTTCTACGCTTGTTGAAATAAGCACTTATCTAGATGTGGAGAAACCGACGGTAACCAGGACGGTAAACCGGTTGGAAGAACTTGATTTGATTGAACAAATCCCAGGAAAAGATAAGCGGGAACGGAGAATACAGTTAACGGAGTCAGGTTTAAGGACTTATCAGGAGGCCAAAAAGGTAGTTGAAGAATTTGAACTTCAATTAATGAGCGGTTTGGCTGAAGAGGATCGAGAGGCAACGTTACGAACGTTGATTTTCCTGAAGGAAAAATTAAAACAATAG
- a CDS encoding MFS transporter — protein MNHKPKLWTKDFLIVSSANFFLFLTFYVLMVTLTIYTMDNFHASQAQAGLASSIFVLGAVLVRPIAGKKIDKIGRRKMLLGSLVLFLIASIGYFLVNGLSLLLIDRLIHGFAFGLATTATGTIAADIIPNERRGEGTGYFAMSTNLAMAFGPFIGLLITQHFSYSIIFYAASLFAGFSLVASLFMNVPEGEKGGASPQKGFKISDYFEKRALPISIFIGFAGFTYSSILSYLTSFAKEMDLMDAASFFFVVFAVFLLASRPFTGRMFDVKGENAVIYPSLLLFAVGMVILSQSHHGITLLIAGAFIGVGYGTFQSSCQAISIKEAPSNRMGLATSTFFTMYDFGIGVGPFLLGFLIPFTGFKGLFIGMSIFAFVLIGIYYLAHGKKASARTKMQHEERLSA, from the coding sequence ATGAATCACAAACCGAAATTGTGGACGAAAGACTTTTTGATTGTCTCGTCTGCGAACTTTTTTTTATTTTTAACTTTTTATGTCTTGATGGTGACATTGACCATTTATACGATGGATAACTTTCATGCGTCGCAAGCCCAAGCAGGACTTGCTTCAAGTATCTTTGTTCTCGGGGCTGTGCTTGTCAGACCGATTGCAGGGAAAAAAATCGACAAGATCGGCCGCAGAAAGATGTTGCTTGGATCGTTGGTTCTATTCCTGATTGCTTCCATTGGCTATTTCCTGGTGAATGGTTTATCCCTCTTATTGATCGATCGGCTTATTCATGGTTTTGCTTTTGGCCTTGCCACTACGGCAACTGGAACGATTGCTGCAGATATCATTCCGAATGAAAGACGCGGGGAAGGTACAGGTTACTTTGCCATGAGTACAAACTTGGCAATGGCATTCGGTCCGTTTATTGGATTGCTGATAACACAGCATTTCAGTTATTCCATCATTTTCTATGCAGCCTCCTTATTTGCCGGATTTTCTTTAGTTGCATCATTATTCATGAATGTGCCTGAAGGGGAAAAGGGCGGAGCTTCACCACAAAAAGGATTTAAGATCAGTGATTACTTTGAAAAAAGGGCACTGCCCATTTCCATTTTTATCGGATTTGCCGGATTTACCTATTCGAGCATCTTGTCCTATTTAACATCTTTTGCAAAGGAAATGGATTTAATGGATGCGGCGAGCTTTTTCTTCGTCGTATTTGCTGTATTCCTTTTGGCGTCCCGTCCGTTTACAGGACGGATGTTTGATGTGAAGGGGGAAAATGCAGTTATTTACCCATCGCTCTTACTATTTGCCGTCGGTATGGTCATCCTCAGCCAATCTCATCATGGTATCACGCTTCTGATTGCCGGTGCCTTTATCGGAGTGGGGTATGGTACGTTCCAATCAAGCTGTCAAGCAATTTCCATTAAGGAAGCCCCATCAAATCGAATGGGATTAGCCACATCCACGTTTTTTACAATGTATGACTTCGGTATTGGTGTTGGCCCATTCCTATTGGGATTCCTTATTCCATTTACAGGGTTCAAAGGGTTATTCATAGGAATGTCGATCTTTGCATTCGTACTTATTGGCATTTATTACTTGGCACATGGAAAAAAAGCCTCGGCAAGAACGAAAATGCAGCATGAGGAACGCTTGTCTGCCTAA
- the bshB2 gene encoding bacillithiol biosynthesis deacetylase BshB2, with protein MEKERHVLVIFPHPDDEAFSVSGTLALHREAGTPVTYLCLTLGEMGRNLGNPPFATRESLPKIRKKELIDAANAIGIQDLRMLGLRDKTIEFEDDEKLTSLFTDAINELNPSLIITFYPGYSVHPDHEATARAVVRAVERIEEKERPKLHCVAFSNNCIDELGHPDIIHDISAVEEKKVATFTAHRSQTQAMVIDWKEKFENQDADFLDWIRKERLWTYKF; from the coding sequence TTGGAAAAAGAACGCCATGTATTAGTCATATTCCCACATCCCGATGATGAAGCCTTCTCGGTCTCCGGAACGCTTGCCCTTCATAGAGAAGCGGGCACTCCTGTCACCTATTTATGCTTAACTTTAGGAGAAATGGGACGTAATTTAGGAAACCCTCCATTTGCAACAAGGGAATCGCTCCCCAAAATTCGTAAAAAGGAATTAATCGATGCAGCAAATGCGATTGGCATCCAAGATTTACGCATGCTTGGATTGCGTGATAAGACAATTGAATTCGAAGATGATGAAAAACTGACTTCATTATTTACTGATGCCATCAATGAATTGAATCCTTCATTGATCATTACATTTTACCCAGGATACAGTGTCCATCCAGACCATGAAGCTACAGCACGGGCTGTGGTTCGGGCCGTGGAAAGAATAGAAGAGAAAGAGAGACCTAAACTTCATTGTGTCGCCTTCTCGAATAACTGCATTGACGAATTGGGACATCCTGACATCATCCATGATATCTCTGCAGTCGAAGAAAAAAAGGTAGCAACCTTCACTGCCCACCGTTCGCAAACGCAGGCAATGGTGATCGATTGGAAAGAGAAATTCGAAAATCAGGATGCAGATTTTCTAGACTGGATCCGCAAAGAACGATTATGGACCTATAAATTTTAA
- a CDS encoding YojF family protein: MKPIDRTEVQNAIDSFAGQDVYLHLETTNGAYATHVDEAFFSAGAYIRNAFIKYEHGKIVGDGPYRIGLKLNIGWVYAEGVNHFEMDEQGRLLLAGLDFSGKLAVSMQLSPTPFE, from the coding sequence ATGAAACCTATAGACCGTACAGAGGTGCAAAATGCCATTGATTCTTTCGCCGGACAAGATGTATATCTTCACCTTGAAACGACAAATGGTGCCTATGCCACTCATGTAGATGAAGCTTTCTTTTCGGCAGGTGCTTATATCCGTAATGCTTTTATTAAGTATGAACATGGGAAGATAGTTGGCGATGGACCCTACCGCATCGGCTTGAAGCTAAATATTGGCTGGGTATATGCGGAAGGCGTTAACCACTTCGAAATGGATGAACAAGGAAGATTGCTATTGGCAGGCCTTGATTTTTCTGGAAAGCTTGCCGTCTCCATGCAACTCAGTCCTACTCCCTTTGAATGA